The following coding sequences lie in one Fusobacterium simiae genomic window:
- the def gene encoding peptide deformylase, with translation MVYEIKKYGENILKQIAKEVDPSEIDDEFRKFLDDMVETMYETDGIGLAAPQIGVSKRIFVCDDGNGVVRKIINPIVVPLTEETQEFEEGCLSVPGIYKKVERPKRVMIKYLNENGEEIEEIAENLLAVVVQHENDHLDGILFVEKISPMAKRLIAKKLANMKKETKRIKEENE, from the coding sequence ATGGTTTATGAAATAAAAAAATATGGAGAAAATATTTTAAAACAAATAGCAAAAGAAGTAGATCCAAGTGAAATAGATGATGAATTTAGAAAATTTTTAGATGATATGGTTGAAACTATGTATGAAACTGATGGAATAGGACTTGCTGCACCACAAATAGGAGTGAGTAAAAGAATATTTGTATGTGATGATGGTAATGGTGTAGTAAGAAAGATTATAAATCCAATAGTAGTTCCATTGACAGAAGAAACTCAAGAATTTGAAGAAGGGTGTTTAAGTGTACCAGGAATCTATAAAAAGGTTGAAAGACCTAAAAGAGTAATGATAAAATATTTAAATGAAAATGGAGAAGAAATAGAAGAAATTGCTGAAAATCTTTTAGCAGTTGTAGTACAACATGAGAATGACCATTTAGATGGTATATTATTTGTCGAAAAAATTTCTCCTATGGCAAAAAGGCTTATAGCTAAAAAATTAGCAAATATGAAAAAAGAAACTAAAAGGATAAAAGAGGAAAATGAATAA
- the priA gene encoding replication restart helicase PriA — protein sequence MKYFDIYIDSMKGIYTYSDKNNEFEVGENVIVPFKNLKKSGFIIRKNLKDDFEFKVLNISSKVKNSLKLSNEQIKLIEWMVDYYLASYDSVIKAMIPKKIKISYSNVYSINLDNFNSLNEYIDSDIIKYIFSLTMISYNTAKTKFKKSIIDKLIDKNFLFKNNNIIYVNTENFIKLKEENKEVFEYFYKKIIIKKEKLEEKFKKIDIRELEEKKILKIEAKINKKKEYISDNIEKVFENKSILNKEQLAIKENIKNSDKKYFLLKGVTGSGKTEIYIELIKEAFFKGYGSIFLVPEISLTPQMIERFENEFKNNIAILHSSLSDIERAKEWESIYTGEKKIVLGARSAIFSPVKNLKYIILDEEHEATYKQDSSPRYNAKYVAIKRCLDEGAKLILGSATPSIESYYYAKTGIYELLTLKNRYGNAQMPDIEIVDMKQEENLFFSKILLEEIKNTLLKNEQVILLLNRKGYSTYIQCKDCGYVEECDNCSIKMSYYKSTNRYKCNYCGKQIHYTGKCSKCGSTNLIHSGKGIERIEEELKKYFDVPMIKVDSELSKNKDYFSKIYKNFSDKKYSILIGTQIIAKGLHFPNVTLVGVINSDIILNFPDFRSGEKTFQLLTQVSGRAGRGDKKGKVIIQTYEPENNVIKDSKEENYELFYEKEINSRKIFSYPPFSKILNIGFSSEDEPKLLEISKKFFNEIKSQNIELYGPMPSMVYKVQKRYRMNIFVKDSKNKIDNFKNFLKKKLNEFNDTKVRIVVDIDPINMM from the coding sequence ATGAAATACTTTGATATTTATATAGACTCAATGAAAGGAATATATACTTACTCTGATAAAAATAATGAATTTGAAGTTGGAGAAAATGTTATTGTCCCCTTTAAAAATTTAAAAAAATCAGGTTTTATAATAAGAAAAAATTTAAAAGATGATTTTGAATTCAAAGTATTGAATATTTCATCTAAGGTAAAGAATTCATTAAAATTATCAAATGAACAAATAAAACTTATAGAATGGATGGTAGATTATTACTTAGCTTCTTATGATAGTGTAATAAAAGCTATGATTCCAAAAAAAATAAAGATATCATATAGTAATGTTTATTCTATTAATCTCGATAACTTTAATAGTTTAAATGAATATATAGATAGTGATATAATTAAATATATTTTTTCTTTGACAATGATTTCTTATAATACAGCAAAAACTAAATTTAAAAAATCTATTATTGATAAGTTAATAGATAAAAATTTTTTATTTAAGAATAATAATATCATTTATGTAAATACAGAAAATTTTATAAAATTAAAAGAGGAAAATAAAGAAGTTTTTGAATATTTTTATAAAAAAATTATTATAAAAAAAGAAAAATTAGAAGAAAAATTTAAAAAAATTGATATAAGGGAATTAGAAGAAAAAAAAATATTAAAAATAGAAGCTAAGATAAACAAGAAAAAAGAATATATTTCAGATAATATAGAAAAAGTTTTTGAAAATAAAAGTATTCTAAATAAAGAACAATTAGCTATAAAAGAAAATATAAAAAATTCTGATAAAAAATATTTTCTCTTAAAAGGAGTAACTGGCTCAGGAAAAACAGAAATATATATAGAGCTTATAAAAGAGGCTTTTTTTAAAGGCTATGGAAGTATATTTTTAGTTCCTGAAATTTCATTGACTCCACAAATGATTGAAAGATTTGAAAATGAATTTAAAAATAATATTGCTATATTACATAGTAGTCTAAGTGATATAGAAAGAGCAAAAGAATGGGAAAGTATATATACTGGTGAAAAAAAAATAGTTTTAGGTGCTAGATCTGCTATTTTTTCACCAGTAAAAAATTTAAAATATATTATTTTAGATGAAGAGCATGAAGCAACATATAAGCAAGATAGTAGCCCAAGATATAATGCGAAATATGTAGCTATAAAAAGATGTTTAGATGAGGGAGCAAAATTAATTTTAGGTTCTGCTACCCCTTCAATAGAAAGTTACTATTATGCGAAAACTGGTATTTATGAGCTTTTAACTCTAAAAAATAGATATGGCAATGCACAAATGCCTGATATAGAGATAGTTGATATGAAACAAGAAGAAAATTTATTTTTTAGTAAAATACTTCTTGAAGAAATTAAGAATACTTTGTTAAAAAATGAGCAAGTTATATTATTACTTAATAGAAAAGGTTATTCTACATATATACAATGTAAAGATTGTGGATATGTTGAAGAATGTGATAACTGTTCTATAAAAATGAGTTACTATAAAAGTACAAATAGATATAAATGTAATTACTGTGGTAAACAAATTCATTACACTGGAAAATGTTCAAAGTGTGGTAGCACAAACTTAATTCACAGTGGTAAAGGAATTGAAAGAATAGAAGAAGAATTAAAAAAATATTTTGATGTTCCTATGATAAAAGTAGATAGTGAACTATCAAAAAATAAAGATTATTTTTCAAAAATATATAAAAATTTTTCGGATAAAAAGTATAGCATTTTAATAGGAACTCAAATTATAGCCAAAGGTTTACATTTTCCTAATGTAACTTTGGTTGGAGTAATAAATTCTGATATAATTTTAAATTTTCCTGATTTTAGATCAGGGGAAAAAACTTTTCAATTATTGACACAAGTTTCAGGTAGAGCAGGTCGTGGAGATAAAAAAGGAAAGGTTATAATCCAGACTTATGAGCCAGAAAATAATGTAATAAAAGATAGTAAAGAAGAAAATTATGAATTATTCTATGAAAAGGAAATAAATTCAAGAAAAATTTTTTCTTATCCTCCTTTTTCAAAAATTTTAAATATTGGTTTTAGTTCAGAAGATGAACCGAAACTTCTAGAAATATCTAAAAAGTTTTTTAATGAAATAAAATCTCAAAATATAGAGTTATATGGACCTATGCCAAGTATGGTTTACAAAGTCCAAAAAAGGTATAGAATGAATATTTTTGTAAAAGATAGTAAAAATAAAATTGATAACTTCAAAAATTTTCTAAAGAAAAAATTAAATGAATTTAATGATACAAAGGTTAGAATAGTTGTTGATATAGATCCAATTAATATGATGTAG
- the glpX gene encoding class II fructose-bisphosphatase: MKRELALEFARVTEAAALAAYKWVGRGKKESADQAGVDAMRTMLNRLAIDGEIVIGEGEIDEAPMLYIGEKVGQIYNEEEKDSVTYVDPVDIAVDPVEGTRMTAQGQPNAITVLAVGKKGSFLKAPDMYMEKLIVGPEAKGKIDLSKPLEDNIHAVAKALNKKLKDLMIVILDKPRHKELIKDLQDMGIKVYALPDGDVAGSILTCMIDSDVDMLYGIGGAPEGVISAAVIRALGGDMQARLKLRSEVKGASLENDKISKFEKLRCEEQGLKVGEILKLDDLAKDDEIIFSATGITGGDLLEGVKRKGSIARTQTLVVRGLSKTIRYINSIHNLDFKDEKITHLVK; this comes from the coding sequence ATGAAAAGAGAACTAGCTTTGGAATTTGCAAGAGTTACAGAGGCAGCAGCATTAGCAGCATATAAGTGGGTTGGTAGAGGGAAAAAAGAATCTGCTGACCAAGCTGGAGTAGATGCTATGAGAACTATGCTAAATAGACTTGCAATTGATGGAGAAATAGTTATAGGAGAAGGAGAAATTGATGAAGCTCCTATGTTATATATAGGAGAAAAAGTTGGGCAAATTTATAATGAAGAGGAAAAAGATTCAGTTACTTATGTTGATCCTGTTGATATTGCTGTTGATCCTGTTGAAGGTACTAGAATGACTGCTCAAGGGCAACCAAATGCTATAACTGTATTAGCTGTTGGAAAAAAAGGAAGTTTCTTAAAAGCTCCTGATATGTATATGGAAAAATTAATTGTTGGACCAGAAGCAAAAGGAAAAATAGATTTATCTAAACCTCTTGAAGATAATATTCATGCTGTGGCAAAAGCTTTAAATAAAAAATTGAAAGATTTAATGATAGTTATTTTGGATAAACCAAGACATAAAGAATTGATAAAAGATTTACAAGATATGGGGATAAAAGTTTATGCACTACCTGATGGGGATGTTGCAGGTTCAATACTTACTTGTATGATAGATTCAGATGTAGATATGCTTTATGGTATTGGTGGAGCTCCAGAAGGAGTTATTTCAGCTGCGGTTATAAGAGCCTTAGGTGGAGATATGCAAGCAAGATTAAAACTTAGAAGTGAAGTTAAAGGTGCTTCTCTTGAAAATGATAAAATATCTAAGTTTGAAAAATTAAGATGTGAAGAGCAAGGATTAAAAGTTGGAGAAATTTTAAAACTTGATGACTTAGCAAAAGATGACGAAATAATTTTTTCAGCTACTGGTATAACAGGTGGAGATTTATTAGAAGGTGTAAAAAGAAAAGGAAGTATTGCTAGAACTCAAACTCTTGTTGTTAGAGGTCTATCAAAAACAATCAGATATATAAATTCAATACATAATTTAGATTTTAAAGATGAAAAAATTACTCATTTAGTAAAATAA
- a CDS encoding FtsB family cell division protein: MNKRLLWLIVIIILLLSSFNVILQIGHSLSKKNSTREEIIAVNKKIEEIKADIEKYDKKIASLDDEFEKERVARNMFQMVKENEVIYKYVEKNNKIESTEEEK; the protein is encoded by the coding sequence ATGAATAAAAGATTATTATGGCTTATAGTGATAATTATTTTACTATTATCAAGTTTCAATGTTATACTTCAGATAGGGCATAGCCTTTCTAAAAAAAATAGTACGAGAGAAGAAATTATTGCTGTTAATAAAAAAATTGAAGAAATTAAAGCAGATATAGAAAAATATGATAAAAAAATTGCCTCTTTAGATGATGAATTTGAAAAAGAAAGAGTAGCTAGAAATATGTTTCAGATGGTAAAAGAAAATGAAGTAATTTATAAATATGTAGAAAAAAATAATAAAATTGAAAGTACTGAGGAGGAAAAATGA
- a CDS encoding YihY/virulence factor BrkB family protein, giving the protein MKNLFENFHSKDFNSKNLKLMLKRAYEKYQRANSSFWVTSLSFYTILAIVPMFAILFSLASWFGAEDYIVNQIKGIAPLKEETLELLTSFSNNLLTEARNNVLAGVGFLFLGWTFIQMFSLIEESFNEIWHIKRARSLVRKISDYVSFFIFLPLLFIILNGLILFLLAKIKGITFLYYIVRSIFPFVSMTIFFMALYLVMPNTTVKIFPAFTASLIVSVAFILFQYVFILLQFLLIGYHTVYGGFSIIFIFLIWIRISWFIIILGVHITYLIQNANFDINVENDAINISFNSKLYITFKVLEEIVKRYLNNQSPPNMNDLRKATTSSPFLIGNVLDELIRGGYVVSSQDYSEKIFCVAKNIEEVSLKEIYDFIANTGEEIYILQDGKITDGIEKIIINKDYNRTLKSLGGESAEEN; this is encoded by the coding sequence ATGAAAAATTTATTTGAAAATTTCCATTCAAAAGATTTTAACTCTAAAAATTTAAAATTGATGTTAAAGAGAGCTTATGAAAAATATCAAAGAGCTAATTCCAGTTTTTGGGTTACATCATTATCATTTTATACAATTCTAGCAATAGTTCCAATGTTTGCTATTCTATTTAGTTTGGCCAGTTGGTTTGGAGCAGAAGACTATATAGTAAACCAAATTAAAGGTATCGCCCCTTTAAAAGAAGAAACATTAGAGCTTCTTACTTCTTTTTCTAATAATCTGTTAACAGAAGCTAGAAACAATGTTTTAGCAGGAGTTGGTTTTTTATTTTTAGGTTGGACATTTATACAAATGTTTTCACTTATAGAAGAATCTTTTAATGAAATTTGGCATATAAAAAGAGCAAGAAGCCTGGTAAGAAAAATTAGTGATTATGTATCATTCTTTATTTTTTTACCTTTACTATTCATTATTTTAAATGGACTTATATTATTTTTATTAGCTAAAATAAAGGGAATAACATTTCTTTACTATATAGTTAGAAGCATTTTTCCTTTTGTTAGCATGACCATATTTTTTATGGCTCTTTATTTAGTTATGCCTAATACAACAGTAAAGATATTTCCCGCATTTACTGCCTCTTTAATAGTGTCAGTAGCTTTTATATTGTTTCAGTATGTTTTTATTTTGCTACAATTTTTATTGATAGGGTATCATACTGTATATGGAGGATTTTCAATAATATTTATATTTTTGATTTGGATAAGAATATCTTGGTTTATAATAATTTTAGGAGTTCACATAACATATCTAATTCAAAATGCAAACTTTGATATAAATGTAGAAAACGATGCTATAAATATTAGTTTTAATTCTAAATTGTATATAACTTTTAAAGTTTTAGAGGAAATTGTAAAAAGATATTTGAATAATCAATCTCCCCCAAATATGAATGATTTAAGAAAAGCTACTACATCATCTCCATTTTTAATTGGAAATGTTTTAGATGAACTAATTAGAGGTGGATATGTTGTTAGCAGCCAAGATTATTCTGAAAAAATATTTTGTGTAGCTAAAAATATTGAGGAAGTATCTTTAAAAGAAATATATGATTTTATTGCTAATACAGGTGAAGAAATCTATATATTACAAGACGGAAAAATAACTGATGGAATAGAAAAAATAATAATAAATAAAGATTATAATAGAACATTAAAAAGTTTAGGAGGAGAAAGTGCAGAAGAAAATTAA
- a CDS encoding penicillin-binding transpeptidase domain-containing protein — translation MQKKIKIGGILFLLFILGVSGYLIYNKSFFLLTVFLFSIVYLIFSIAVISNWGKKQLFSKRSSIMLLIILFFLIVYALRLLGIQYLQKSKYMSLMNEQLLSINKESGQRGLIYDNKGKKLAFNKRKYTIFINPSLLNDEKLHDEIVKDIEAIRDSKIVKLEDNILEDLLKLASEGNKYKRLVKDIDDEQKEKIDELLANIERKKIKGSPKYKTVLQFEKSIERKYYKQDEYEKLIGMVRFTEDSKDERLGVSGLEKQYQNYLVERKRDIPKLYGLNKKNILALSKETLFSDLNGKNLYLTIDADLNFILNDEIKAQFKNINAYEAYGLIMDPNSGKILAVAAFSKDKNLLRNNIFQSQYEPGSIFKPLIVAAAMNEKLINENTKFDVGDGKIVRFKKTIRESSRSTRGVITTRQVIMKSSNVGMVLVSDYFTNALFEDYLKAFGLYDKTGVDFPNELKPYTSPYKDWDGLKKNNMAFGQGVVITPIQMITAFSAIINGGTLYKPYLVEKITDSEGTVIMRNTPTAVRKVISEEVSEKMRSIMEDTVEKGTGKRAYIEGYAVGGKTGTAQLSAGKSGYIRNEYLSSFIGFFPADKPKYVVMAMFMRPQADIQANKFGGVVAAPVVGNVIRRIIKEEEGFAKNIETINVSNSKNENNEDIKSNLDTISYEDVMPDLEGMSPQEVLAVFKETDIDIEVVGTGLVEEQKPAAGDSLKNVKKVKIILK, via the coding sequence GTGCAGAAGAAAATTAAAATAGGTGGAATCCTATTTTTACTATTTATTCTAGGTGTATCTGGATATCTTATTTACAATAAAAGTTTTTTTCTTCTAACAGTTTTTTTGTTTTCAATAGTTTATCTTATATTTTCTATTGCAGTAATTAGTAACTGGGGGAAAAAACAATTGTTTTCAAAAAGAAGTAGTATAATGTTATTAATTATACTCTTTTTTCTAATTGTTTATGCACTTAGATTACTTGGAATCCAATATCTTCAAAAGTCAAAATATATGTCTCTTATGAATGAACAATTACTAAGCATTAATAAAGAAAGTGGTCAAAGAGGTTTAATATATGACAATAAAGGAAAAAAATTAGCTTTTAATAAAAGAAAATATACAATTTTTATCAATCCCTCTCTTTTAAATGATGAAAAATTACATGATGAGATTGTAAAAGATATAGAAGCTATAAGAGATAGTAAAATAGTTAAATTAGAAGATAACATACTAGAAGATTTACTAAAATTGGCCAGTGAAGGTAACAAATATAAAAGACTTGTAAAAGATATAGATGATGAACAAAAAGAAAAAATAGATGAATTACTAGCAAATATTGAAAGAAAAAAAATAAAAGGAAGTCCAAAATATAAAACTGTTTTACAATTTGAAAAATCTATTGAAAGAAAATATTATAAACAAGATGAATATGAAAAATTAATAGGTATGGTTAGATTTACAGAAGACTCTAAAGATGAAAGACTAGGTGTTTCTGGCTTAGAAAAACAATATCAAAATTATTTGGTTGAAAGAAAAAGAGATATTCCTAAACTTTATGGATTAAATAAAAAAAATATCTTGGCACTTTCAAAAGAAACTTTATTTTCAGATTTAAACGGTAAGAATCTTTATTTGACAATAGATGCAGATTTAAATTTTATTTTAAATGATGAAATAAAAGCACAATTTAAAAACATCAATGCTTATGAAGCTTATGGTCTTATTATGGATCCAAATAGTGGAAAAATTTTAGCAGTGGCAGCTTTTTCAAAAGATAAAAATTTATTAAGAAATAATATATTTCAAAGCCAATATGAACCAGGTTCTATATTTAAACCTCTTATAGTTGCTGCAGCAATGAATGAAAAACTTATAAATGAGAACACAAAATTTGATGTTGGTGATGGAAAAATTGTAAGATTTAAAAAAACAATTAGAGAAAGTAGTAGATCTACAAGGGGAGTCATAACAACAAGACAAGTTATTATGAAGTCAAGTAATGTTGGTATGGTATTAGTAAGTGATTATTTTACTAATGCTTTATTTGAAGATTACTTAAAAGCATTTGGTCTTTATGATAAAACAGGAGTAGATTTTCCAAATGAACTAAAACCATATACAAGCCCATATAAAGATTGGGATGGTCTGAAAAAAAATAATATGGCTTTTGGTCAAGGAGTGGTAATAACCCCAATTCAAATGATAACTGCATTTTCTGCTATTATCAATGGAGGGACATTATACAAACCATATTTAGTTGAAAAAATAACAGATAGTGAAGGCACAGTTATAATGAGAAATACTCCTACTGCTGTGAGAAAAGTTATATCAGAAGAAGTGTCTGAAAAGATGAGAAGTATTATGGAAGATACAGTTGAAAAAGGTACAGGAAAAAGAGCATATATAGAAGGTTATGCTGTTGGAGGAAAAACAGGAACTGCACAATTAAGTGCTGGAAAATCAGGATATATTAGAAATGAATATCTATCTTCATTTATTGGCTTTTTCCCAGCAGATAAACCAAAATATGTTGTAATGGCTATGTTTATGAGACCTCAAGCAGATATACAAGCTAATAAATTCGGTGGTGTTGTTGCTGCACCAGTAGTTGGTAATGTTATTAGAAGAATTATAAAAGAAGAAGAAGGCTTTGCTAAAAATATTGAAACTATAAATGTTTCAAATTCAAAAAATGAAAATAATGAAGATATAAAATCTAATCTAGATACTATAAGTTATGAAGATGTAATGCCTGATTTAGAAGGAATGAGCCCACAAGAAGTTTTAGCTGTATTTAAAGAAACTGACATAGATATAGAAGTAGTTGGAACAGGGCTTGTTGAAGAGCAAAAACCTGCTGCTGGAGATAGTTTGAAAAATGTAAAAAAAGTGAAGATTATATTAAAATAA